Proteins encoded by one window of Streptomyces uncialis:
- a CDS encoding protein phosphatase 2C domain-containing protein, with the protein MSQQGEKPSDRQEDDGWGDLYADWSEGRSEDPAPAGDTDTVDDRFVSVATVTDTGTSEAGPVEPPEAPVPAPRPAEPAVVPPPWQPAGSSTGPRTFRLGRPARARRERAEPGEPPVVAHVGDRPPTYEAEPTALPAADPDALAELVPDTVLDGARYGTSVLRAVSTRGDSARYRGEHRGDALLTVRFGGGDDALVLVALATGARGSATARPDAVEATRWIAGAVGRSHARLAGDIRAARRGDLKSGLHRLTDRGLGMLRARASEAPPEHPVSLRCLLLPADPACRTRVFFGVGDGGLFRLRDGEWQDIEPRATDAAGEPVMGFGSPPDASVPDDPQAGEPGIAAPPSPYEPAPEQPRDPFRFRASVARPGDTLLLCSRGLAEPLRGERALAAHLTSRWSEGPPGLAAFLADATVRVKGYSDDRTAAAVWEA; encoded by the coding sequence ATGAGCCAGCAGGGGGAGAAGCCGTCGGACCGCCAAGAGGACGACGGGTGGGGCGACTTGTACGCCGACTGGTCCGAGGGGCGGAGCGAGGACCCGGCCCCCGCCGGGGACACCGACACCGTCGACGACCGTTTCGTCTCCGTCGCCACCGTGACTGACACCGGCACAAGCGAGGCCGGGCCGGTGGAACCGCCCGAGGCGCCCGTACCCGCTCCGCGTCCGGCGGAGCCCGCTGTGGTGCCGCCGCCGTGGCAGCCCGCCGGCTCGTCCACCGGACCCCGTACCTTCCGGCTGGGCCGTCCCGCACGCGCGCGCCGGGAACGCGCCGAACCGGGGGAGCCGCCGGTGGTCGCCCATGTGGGGGACCGTCCGCCCACGTACGAGGCCGAGCCCACCGCGCTGCCCGCCGCCGATCCGGACGCGCTGGCGGAACTCGTGCCGGACACCGTGCTGGACGGGGCCCGGTACGGGACGTCCGTGCTGCGGGCCGTGTCCACCCGGGGGGACTCGGCCCGCTACCGGGGCGAGCACCGCGGGGACGCCCTGCTGACCGTCCGGTTCGGCGGCGGCGACGACGCGCTGGTCCTGGTGGCCCTGGCCACCGGCGCGCGTGGATCGGCGACCGCCCGGCCCGACGCCGTCGAGGCCACCCGGTGGATCGCCGGTGCCGTCGGCCGCAGTCACGCCCGGCTCGCGGGGGACATCCGGGCGGCCCGCCGGGGCGATCTGAAGTCCGGACTGCACCGGCTCACCGACCGCGGTCTCGGGATGCTCCGCGCCCGGGCCAGCGAGGCGCCGCCGGAGCACCCGGTGAGCCTGCGCTGTCTGCTGCTGCCCGCCGACCCGGCCTGCCGGACCCGGGTCTTCTTCGGGGTCGGTGACGGCGGACTGTTCCGGCTGCGCGACGGTGAGTGGCAGGACATCGAACCCCGGGCCACCGACGCCGCCGGTGAGCCGGTGATGGGCTTCGGCTCACCGCCGGACGCGAGCGTCCCGGACGACCCGCAGGCCGGGGAGCCGGGGATCGCCGCGCCCCCGAGCCCCTACGAACCGGCCCCGGAGCAGCCCCGCGACCCGTTCCGCTTCCGGGCGTCCGTCGCCCGCCCGGGGGACACCCTGCTGCTGTGCTCACGCGGCCTCGCGGAACCCCTGCGCGGGGAGCGGGCGCTGGCCGCGCATCTCACGTCCCGCTGGTCGGAGGGACCACCCGGGCTCGCCGCGTTCCTCGCGGACGCCACCGTCCGGGTCAAGGGCTACTCCGACGACCGCACCGCCGCCGCCGTCTGGGAGGCGTGA
- a CDS encoding ATP-binding protein — MRAGAMTGQARVRRLRRRLARADLRAVPESRRAVRELLGHWGEPGQAETAELLTSELVTNALVHTERPAVLTVAAGPRRLRVEVRDFVRRRPRSRVPVPDEGTGGRGLMLVESLADAWGVKGLGFGKAVWFELDSGLDSGRS, encoded by the coding sequence ATGCGGGCGGGGGCCATGACGGGGCAGGCAAGGGTGCGACGGCTGAGGAGAAGACTCGCGCGGGCGGATCTGCGGGCGGTGCCCGAGTCCCGCCGCGCGGTGCGCGAACTTCTCGGGCACTGGGGCGAGCCGGGACAGGCGGAGACCGCCGAACTGCTCACCAGTGAACTCGTCACCAACGCACTCGTCCATACGGAACGTCCGGCGGTCCTCACGGTCGCGGCGGGACCGCGGCGACTGCGGGTGGAGGTGCGGGACTTCGTCCGCCGGCGCCCGAGGAGCCGGGTCCCGGTTCCCGACGAGGGGACGGGCGGCCGGGGGCTGATGCTGGTGGAGTCGCTGGCGGACGCGTGGGGGGTGAAGGGCCTCGGCTTCGGCAAGGCGGTGTGGTTCGAACTGGACAGCGGACTCGACAGCGGACGCTCGTGA
- a CDS encoding pyruvate dehydrogenase, whose amino-acid sequence MAKQNVAEQFVDILSRAGVKRLYGVVGDSLNPVVDAIRRSPDMDWIHVRHEETAAFAAGAEAQITGQLAACAGSCGPGNLHLINGLYDAHRSMAPVLALASHIPSSEIGLGYFQETHPDQLFRECSHYSELISNPKQMPRLLQTAIQHAVGQGGVSVVSLPGDIADQPAPDKAAESALVTSRPTVRPGDEEIDKLVRMIDAADKVTLFCGSGTAGAHSEVMEFAGKVKSPVGHALRGKEWIQYDNPYDVGMSGLLGYGAAYEATNECDLLILLGTDFPYNAFLPDDALIAQVDVRPERLGRRSKLDLAVWGDVRETLRCLIPRVKEKSNRRFLDKMLKKHADALEGVIKAYTRKVDKHIPIHPEYVASVLDDLAAEDAVFTVDTGMCNVWAARYLSPNGRRRIIGSFSHGSMANALPQAIGAQFVDRRRQVVSMSGDGGFTMLMGDFLTLVQYDLPVKVVLFNNSSLGMVELEMLVAGLPSYGTTNLNPDFAAVARACGAFGVRVEKPKDLTGALKAAFRHKGPALVDVVTDPNALSIPPKISAEMVTGFALSASKMVLDGGVGRMVQMARSNLRNVPRP is encoded by the coding sequence ATGGCCAAGCAGAACGTCGCCGAACAGTTCGTCGACATCCTTTCCCGCGCGGGGGTCAAACGGCTCTACGGGGTCGTCGGCGACAGCCTCAACCCGGTCGTCGACGCGATCCGCCGCAGCCCGGACATGGACTGGATCCATGTCCGGCACGAGGAGACCGCCGCCTTCGCGGCGGGCGCCGAGGCCCAGATCACGGGGCAGCTCGCCGCGTGCGCCGGGTCCTGCGGGCCCGGCAATCTGCATCTCATCAACGGTCTGTACGACGCGCACCGCTCGATGGCCCCGGTCCTCGCGCTCGCCTCGCACATCCCGTCCAGCGAGATCGGTCTCGGCTACTTCCAGGAGACCCATCCGGACCAGCTGTTCCGCGAGTGCAGCCACTACAGCGAGCTGATCTCCAACCCCAAGCAGATGCCCCGGCTGCTCCAGACGGCGATCCAGCACGCCGTCGGACAGGGCGGGGTCAGTGTCGTCTCGCTGCCCGGGGACATCGCCGACCAGCCCGCCCCCGACAAGGCCGCCGAGAGCGCGCTGGTCACCTCACGGCCGACCGTGCGGCCCGGCGACGAGGAGATCGACAAGCTGGTCCGGATGATCGACGCCGCCGACAAGGTCACGCTCTTCTGCGGCAGCGGTACGGCCGGGGCGCACTCCGAGGTCATGGAGTTCGCCGGGAAGGTGAAGTCCCCGGTCGGGCACGCGCTGCGCGGCAAGGAGTGGATCCAGTACGACAATCCGTACGACGTGGGGATGAGTGGGCTGCTGGGTTACGGCGCGGCCTATGAGGCGACCAACGAGTGCGATCTGCTGATCCTGCTGGGCACCGACTTCCCGTACAACGCGTTCCTGCCCGATGACGCGCTGATCGCGCAGGTCGATGTCCGGCCCGAACGGCTCGGGCGGCGGTCCAAGCTGGACCTCGCGGTGTGGGGCGATGTCCGGGAGACCCTGCGGTGTCTGATCCCGCGGGTGAAGGAGAAGAGCAACCGGCGCTTCCTGGACAAGATGCTGAAGAAGCACGCCGACGCGCTCGAAGGGGTCATCAAGGCGTACACCCGCAAGGTCGACAAGCACATCCCCATCCACCCCGAGTACGTCGCCTCGGTCCTCGACGATCTCGCGGCCGAGGACGCCGTGTTCACCGTCGACACCGGGATGTGCAACGTGTGGGCGGCCCGCTATCTCTCGCCGAACGGCCGCCGCCGCATCATCGGCTCGTTCTCCCACGGCTCCATGGCCAACGCCCTGCCGCAGGCCATCGGCGCCCAGTTCGTGGACCGGCGACGCCAGGTCGTCTCGATGTCCGGGGACGGCGGCTTCACCATGCTGATGGGTGACTTCCTCACCCTCGTCCAGTACGACCTGCCGGTGAAGGTGGTCCTGTTCAACAACTCGTCGCTCGGCATGGTCGAACTGGAGATGCTGGTCGCGGGGCTGCCCTCGTACGGCACCACCAATCTCAATCCGGACTTCGCCGCGGTGGCGCGGGCGTGCGGTGCCTTCGGGGTCCGGGTCGAGAAGCCCAAGGATCTGACGGGGGCGCTGAAGGCGGCGTTCCGGCACAAGGGACCGGCCCTGGTCGATGTGGTCACCGACCCCAACGCGCTGTCCATCCCGCCGAAGATCAGCGCCGAGATGGTCACGGGCTTCGCCCTGTCGGCGTCGAAGATGGTTCTCGACGGAGGTGTGGGGCGGATGGTGCAGATGGCCCGTTCCAACCTCCGCAACGTGCCCCGGCCTTGA
- a CDS encoding DUF456 domain-containing protein, with translation MGAWELLLVGVVMLLGLCGVLVPGVPGSWLVWAAVAWWAVQDTRTTAWGVLVGSTVLMLVAQAVRWQLPPRRLRHSGATRRMALYAGLGSVVGFCLVPVVGSVPGFVGGIYLAERVRLGGHGEAVASTRTALRAGGWSVLVEWCACLLVAGAWLGTVLWG, from the coding sequence ATGGGAGCGTGGGAACTCCTGCTGGTCGGCGTGGTGATGCTGCTCGGCCTGTGCGGGGTGCTGGTGCCGGGCGTGCCGGGTTCGTGGCTGGTGTGGGCGGCGGTGGCGTGGTGGGCGGTGCAGGACACCCGGACGACCGCGTGGGGGGTCCTCGTCGGTTCCACCGTGCTGATGCTGGTGGCGCAGGCGGTGCGCTGGCAGCTGCCGCCCCGCAGACTGCGGCACAGCGGCGCCACCCGCCGGATGGCCCTGTACGCGGGGCTCGGCTCGGTCGTCGGTTTCTGTCTGGTGCCGGTGGTGGGGTCGGTGCCCGGCTTCGTCGGCGGTATCTATCTCGCGGAGCGGGTACGGCTGGGCGGCCACGGCGAGGCGGTCGCCTCGACCCGTACCGCGCTGCGGGCCGGAGGCTGGAGCGTCCTCGTCGAGTGGTGCGCCTGCCTGCTGGTCGCGGGCGCGTGGCTGGGCACGGTGCTGTGGGGCTAG
- a CDS encoding arsenic resistance protein, which yields MSQERSGPVERMERHQIAVYLGAMAAGALTGWAAPAAGPGLEHAINPVLGVLLFVTFLQVPAAELVRSLRDGRFLSAALVVNFVVVPLVVAAMFVLLPADQAVRIGVLLVLLCPCVDYVIVFSGLAGGSARRLLAATPLLLVAQMLLLPGFLYLFMGPDLADIVETGPFVEAFAVLIVVPLALAWALQAWAARRPAGRRVSDAATATMVPLMAATLLVVVASQVPKLGAGLTDVAAVVPFYVAFLVVMAFAGKAVARVFRLDAPASRAVVFSGATRNSLVVLPLALALPDALSVAAVVVVTQTLVEVLGMVAYVRLVPRLVPDREATVTV from the coding sequence GTGTCGCAGGAACGGTCCGGTCCGGTCGAGCGGATGGAGCGCCACCAGATCGCGGTGTATCTCGGCGCGATGGCGGCGGGCGCCCTCACCGGCTGGGCGGCCCCGGCGGCCGGACCGGGCCTGGAGCACGCCATCAACCCGGTGCTCGGCGTGCTGCTGTTCGTCACCTTCCTCCAGGTCCCGGCCGCCGAGCTGGTCCGCTCCCTGCGCGACGGACGGTTCCTGTCCGCCGCCCTGGTGGTGAACTTCGTGGTGGTGCCGCTGGTGGTCGCCGCGATGTTCGTCCTGCTGCCCGCCGACCAGGCCGTGCGGATCGGGGTCCTGCTGGTCCTGCTGTGCCCGTGCGTGGACTACGTGATCGTGTTCTCCGGACTCGCCGGTGGCTCCGCGCGCAGGCTGCTGGCCGCGACCCCGCTGCTGCTGGTCGCGCAGATGCTCCTGCTGCCCGGTTTCCTGTATCTGTTCATGGGCCCGGACCTCGCCGACATCGTCGAGACCGGGCCGTTCGTGGAGGCGTTCGCCGTCCTGATCGTCGTCCCGCTGGCGCTGGCCTGGGCCCTCCAGGCATGGGCCGCGCGCCGCCCGGCCGGGCGGCGGGTCTCCGACGCCGCGACGGCCACGATGGTGCCGCTGATGGCCGCCACGCTGCTGGTCGTGGTCGCCTCCCAGGTCCCCAAGCTGGGCGCCGGCCTCACCGATGTCGCGGCCGTCGTCCCGTTCTACGTGGCGTTCCTCGTCGTCATGGCCTTCGCGGGGAAGGCCGTCGCCCGGGTGTTCCGCCTGGACGCCCCCGCCTCCCGGGCCGTCGTCTTCTCCGGCGCGACCCGCAACTCCCTGGTCGTCCTGCCCCTCGCGCTGGCGCTGCCCGACGCCCTGTCGGTGGCCGCGGTCGTGGTGGTCACCCAGACCCTGGTCGAGGTCCTCGGCATGGTCGCCTACGTCCGCCTCGTCCCCCGTCTCGTCCCCGACCGCGAGGCCACCGTCACCGTCTGA
- a CDS encoding helix-turn-helix domain-containing protein, with product MLSALGLDEVHESAYRALVAVGAADIPELARRLTLAEPATDRALRQLERHGLAAQASGRPGRWVAAPPGVALAALLARRRRELERAELSAALLAQEYQERAAAPAVHDLVEVVTGTGAIAQRFLQLQLGAQREVCALVTGDPIAVSGADNEAEAAAAGRGVAYRVVVEREVLSQPTGVRELSAALGRDEEVRVADRVPTKLLIADRSLAMVPLVAHSAEPSALVVHSCGLLESLSGLFEAVWREALPLRLGRGGTVAAPSPDGPDALDLEILSLLLMGLTDASAAHQLELGLRTVQRRVKRLMELADVTTRLQLGWHAYERGWVSRTP from the coding sequence ATGCTGTCCGCACTGGGACTGGACGAGGTGCACGAATCCGCGTACCGCGCCCTCGTGGCGGTGGGCGCCGCCGACATCCCCGAACTGGCCCGCAGGCTCACCCTCGCGGAACCGGCCACCGACCGGGCCCTGCGCCAGCTGGAACGGCACGGCCTCGCCGCACAGGCGTCGGGCCGCCCGGGCCGCTGGGTGGCCGCACCCCCGGGAGTCGCCCTCGCCGCCCTGCTGGCCCGCCGCCGCCGGGAGCTGGAGCGGGCGGAGCTCTCGGCCGCGCTGCTGGCGCAGGAGTACCAGGAGCGGGCCGCCGCACCCGCCGTGCACGACCTGGTCGAGGTGGTGACCGGCACCGGCGCGATCGCCCAGCGCTTCCTCCAGCTCCAGCTCGGCGCGCAACGCGAGGTCTGCGCCCTGGTGACCGGCGACCCGATCGCCGTGTCGGGCGCCGACAACGAGGCCGAGGCGGCTGCGGCGGGACGCGGCGTCGCGTACCGGGTGGTGGTCGAGCGCGAGGTGCTGTCGCAGCCGACCGGGGTGCGGGAGCTGTCCGCCGCGCTCGGCCGGGACGAGGAGGTCCGGGTCGCGGACCGCGTCCCGACGAAGCTGCTGATAGCGGACCGTTCGCTGGCGATGGTGCCCCTGGTGGCGCACTCGGCCGAGCCGTCCGCGCTCGTCGTGCACAGCTGCGGCCTCCTGGAGTCGCTGTCCGGGCTGTTCGAGGCGGTCTGGCGGGAGGCGCTCCCGCTGCGGCTGGGCCGGGGCGGCACCGTCGCGGCGCCGTCCCCCGACGGACCGGACGCGCTCGATCTGGAGATCCTCTCGCTGCTGCTGATGGGACTGACCGACGCGAGCGCCGCGCATCAGCTGGAACTCGGGCTGCGGACCGTGCAGCGCCGGGTGAAACGGCTGATGGAACTGGCGGACGTGACGACCCGGCTCCAGCTCGGCTGGCACGCGTACGAGCGCGGCTGGGTGTCCCGGACCCCCTGA